The Papaver somniferum cultivar HN1 chromosome 3, ASM357369v1, whole genome shotgun sequence genome includes a region encoding these proteins:
- the LOC113360151 gene encoding uncharacterized protein LOC113360151 produces the protein MEDIHPNCPLDCNAVESIEHILFFCPFAKENNIISAELVLTKAWFIWKERCNLVFENKHQTSAQLSTEIKRHLEFWYKDHPLLTQVLKNGDKNTNWIPPEESQLKINIDAAWISANLPAGFSLILRNDARLLEQGRAGALTASTPEEAEALGLLQGTKWAVELGLSNFTLEGDCNNLFDYLNGKESLLEWQNIPILDEVVNKLKPCNNFLGFHFVPRSASTVADLMAKEAKNFSSPLNWRKTIP, from the exons ATGGAAGACATCCATCCTAATTGCCCTTTAGACTGTAATGCTGTAGAATCAATAGAACATATATTATTCTTCTGTCCATTTGCCAAAGAA AATAACATTATATCTGCAGAACTTGTTTTAACAAAAGcctggttcatatggaaagagAGATGTAACTTAGTGTTTGAAAATAAACATCAGACAAGTGCCCAATTAAGTACAGAAATTAAAAGACACTTAGAATTTTGGTATAAAGATCATCCTTTACTGACACAAGTTCTGAAAAATGGAGACAAAAATACTAACTGGATCCCTCCCGAGGAATCACAGTTGAAAATAAACATAGATGCAGCATGGATCTCAGCTAACTTGCCGGCAGGTTTCTCTTTGATTCTTAGAAATGATGCAAGATTACTTGAACAAGGAAGAGCTGGAGCTCTCACAGCCTCTACCCCTGAAGAAGCGGAAGCACTAGGACTGTTGCAGGGAACAAAGTGGGCAGTTGAACTTGGCCTGTCCAACTTTACTCTAGAAGGAGATTGCAACAACCTTTTTGATTACCTTAATGGAAAGGAGTCATTGTTAGAATGGCAAAACATTCCTATCTTAGATGAAGTTGTCAACAAATTAAAgccttgtaataattttttgggATTTCATTTTGTACCACGATCAGCTAGTACTGTAGCTGACTTAATGGCCAAAGAAGCCAAAAACTTCAGTTCTCCACTTAACTGGAGAAAGACAATACCATAA
- the LOC113357728 gene encoding uncharacterized protein LOC113357728: MAEHTHCLTDAKIGKPSQFYQPSWMSHWVQQRNNLKPQVHNCVVGNDESRLTDWDSNQASTLSVDKGACDIPEYKNTWRYEGDIDVASDVPQSLNEYGAASKTRRLAHVKMFVNTGNLNSARSELRPFPVSNFNQKMTNVLALKKEQSVRESYTSGFQTNDYSDHGCDHLFLSTMLEVPNLPDLPPKVYRSPQESLQVCKHSVITQPISRPSQEDLPGPNFSLMQHGFKLGETSGQSFPRRKQEPNTSSSYIQSREHKGNAKLSHPEQVCNYHGGSMALLFDNSNDKQYVPQSSGNVYSRQNNASHPPHDHSTRDFPSPSFGGKQVGQNTGFSNIGFLPESFKSFHHLLVAKTDVHLYKKDLMVTESSAVSTEYQGNTLTELKNKDVGDRKSGSLSIKNESSAETETMDIETHQKRNYFMGMASPPANKEFTVGSNPAQFFLSKDKAGRRMIEMKLLDLNQKPASFLTSARSMENMDSSTSRTESFDADLIPFHVPKHDNWHTNLKEDSIYVGLDPSSQQAKRLKLTPSDLIGHGTTNFRNVDAPSIAKVGKQLKQSSNSSETIKEQSMSGKSFTKEDMEMGKTVLSGNGVPTSKNLAKGRWDVMQSNPWIRRWRHNVTAASLAKSTEPVNGKPQCSKKSLDEFQTKQLPSIAAMALLGKAMTGVQECEFTDRGSFVVWSTG, from the exons ATGGCTGAACACACTCACTGCCTTACTGATGCAAAAATTGGAAAACCTAGCCAATTTTACCAGCCTTCGTGGATGTCTCATTGGGTTCAACAAAGAAATAACTTGAAACCACAGGTTCATAATTGCGTTGTTGGCAATGATGAGAGCAGGTTAACTGATTGGGATTCCAATCAGGCTTCTACATTGTCCGTAGACAAGGGTGCATGTGATATTCCTGAATACAAGAATACTTGGAGGTACGAAGGAGACATTGATGTAGCTTCTGATGTTCCTCAATCACTTAATGAATATGGAGCTGCAAGTAAAACTAGAAGACTTGCACATGTGAAAATGTTTGTGAACACGGGAAACTTAAACAGCGCAAGATCAGAATTAAGGCCCTTTCCAGTATCCAACTTCAACCAGAAAATGACGAATGTATTGGCTCTAAAGAAAGAGCAATCTGTTAGAGAAAGTTATACATCTGGGTTTCAAACCAATGACTACTCTGATCATGGTTGTGACCATCTTTTTCTCTCAACAATGCTTGAAGTTCCTAATTTGCCAGACTTACCACCAAAAGTGTATCGGTCTCCTCAAGAATCACTACAAGTCTGCAAGCACTCGGTAATAACTCAGCCTATTTCGAGACCTTCCCAAGAAGATCTTCCGGGTCCGAATTTCAGTTTAATGCAGCATGGGTTCAAACTAGGTGAAACGTCAGGCCAGTCCTTCCCGCGCAGAAAGCAAGAACCTAATACGTCAAGCTCCTACATACAATCCAGAGAACACAAAGGAAATGCTAAACTTTCTCATCCCGAACAGGTTTGCAATTACCATGGTGGTTCTATGGCTTTGTTGTTTGATAATTCGAACGATAAGCAGTATGTGCCTCAAAGTTCTGGTAATGTATACTCTAGACAGAATAATGCTTCTCATCCACCGCATGATCATTCAACTAGGGATTTCCCCTCCCCCAGTTTTGGTGGAAAGCAAGTTGGACAGAATACTGGTTTTTCTAATATTGGATTCTTGCCAGAGTCTTTTAAGTCATTCCACCATTTGTTGGTTGCAAAGACTGATGTCCACTTGTATAAGAAAGATTTGATGGTAACGGAGTCATCGGCAGTGTCCACTGAATACCAAGGAAACACATTAACTGAGctaaaaaataaagatgttgGAGATAGGAAATCTGGTTCTTTGAGCATAAAGAATGAATCATCAGCTGAGACAGAAACCATGGATATTGAAACTCATCAAAAGCGCAACTACTTTATGG GCATGGCTTCACCACCAGCAAACAAG GAATTCACTGTGGGTTCAAATCCGGCGCAGTTTTTTCTATCAAAAGACAAAGCTGGAAGAAGAATGATAGAAATGAAGTTACTTGATTTAAACCAGAAGCCTGCATCCTTTTTAACATCAGCAAGGTCAATGGAGAACATGGATTCGAGCACATCCAGAACTGAGAGTTTTGATGCGGACCTTATCCCCTTCCATGTTCCAAAACATGACAACTGGCACACCAATCTGAAAGAAGATAGCATTTATGTAGGTCTGGATCCAAGCAGCCAACAAGCAAAGCGTCTCAAACTAACTCCTTCAGATTTAATTGGTCATGGTACCACCAATTTTAGAAACGTAGATGCTCCATCTATTGCAAAAGTTGGTAAGCAATTGAAACAGAGTTCGAACTCCAGTGAAACTATCAAGGAACAATCCATGTCCGGTAAAAGTTTTACTAAAGAAGATATGGAGATGGGTAAAACCGTGTTGTCAGGAAATGGGGTACCCACTTCTAAGAACCTAGCGAAGGGACGGTGGGATGTAATGCAGTCAAATCCATGGATTAGGAGATGGCGTCATAATGTAACTGCAGCATCTTTGGCCAAGTCAACAGAACCAGTGAATGGTAAGCCACAATGTTCAAAGAAATCTCTAGATGAGTTTCAGACGAAGCAGCTACCAAGCATTGCGGCTATGGCATTGTTGGGCAAAGCAATGACTGGTGTCCAGGAATGTGAGTTCACAGATAGGGGATCTTTTGTAGTCTGGAGTACAGGGTAG